A single region of the Triticum dicoccoides isolate Atlit2015 ecotype Zavitan chromosome 2B, WEW_v2.0, whole genome shotgun sequence genome encodes:
- the LOC119368315 gene encoding uncharacterized protein LOC119368315, which produces MEETRHLVGVGPARAKKARDARSEESDDMATKSKTYCSAAAAASEEESRRLREPESAARPFALPGPADDEAKSRWAAPGRRRRACNWLRLLFRSPPLHPPPDFRPKMSRSEIKALNHDTMLQCLQLYNAAHPGDEYEPAPGKVTRRGKLDNYGFWTHGNFVARRKRSGCLSFVPAPRTLFFFELIDRGDDDEVLTCIPLDEPVTEAYVFLGIPLGRGTRRNGESDCVCKTCYRRFHVPHAGLTRKCGCEDSKVERVCKMCYLDADVLHPFRGGFRFGHHQESFVKRYCSYY; this is translated from the exons ATGGAGGAGACGCGACACCTCGTCGGAGTCGGACCAGCGCGTGCTAAGAAGGCCAGGGACGCGCGGTCTGAGGAATCCGACGACATGGCGACCAAGAGCAAGACCTACTgcagcgccgccgctgccgcgtcGGAGGAAGAGTCTCGTCGCCTCCGTGAACCCGAATCAGCGGCTAGGCCTTTCGCGCTGCCTGGTCCGGCTGACGACGAAGCAAAGTCAAGGTGGGCGGcgcctggccgccgccgccgcgcgtgcAACTGGCTGCGGCTGCTGTTCCGTTCGCCTCCTCTCCATCCTCCCCCCGACTTCAG GCCTAAGATGTCACGTTCGGAGATAAAAGCTCTGAATCACGATACCATGCTGCAATGCCTTCAGCTGTACAACGCCGCCCATCCG GGCGATGAGTATGAACCTGCTCCTGGTAAGGTGACCAGACGCGGCAAGCTTGACAATTACGGTTTTTGGACTCATGGCAACTTTGTGGCTCGTCGGAAGCGCTCTGGCTGCTTGTCCTTCGTGCCCGCTCCGCGAACTCTCTTCTTTTTTGAGCTCATTGATAGAGGTGATGACGATGAAGTTCTCACATGCATCCCCCTAG ATGAACCAGTTACTGAAGCCTACGTTTTCCTTGGAATCCCTCTTGGGCGGGGCACCCGGCGTAATGGTGAAT CGGACTGTGTTTGCAAGACATGCTACCGTCGATTTCATGTCCCACATGCTGGTCTGACGAGGAAATGTGGATGTGAAGATAGCAAGGTGGAGAGGGTATGTAAAATGTGCTATCTTGACGCTGATGTGTTGCATCCCTTCCGAGGAGGATTCCGTTTTGGCCATCACCAAGAGAGCTTTGTAAAGCGTTACTGCTCCTACTACTGA
- the LOC119361138 gene encoding nuclear poly(A) polymerase 2-like, producing MAEQATALLIPFGSYRLSVHGRGSDIDALVVGPSYINRDHDFFAVLGGVLAETEAVTELQPVPRAHVPVIKMRFRRVQVDLLYASVCLPVVPRDLDLRDRSVFRGIDLASARSLNGVRVADELLRLVPDAGAFRTTLRCIKHWAKARGVYSNVMGFLGGVGWAILVARVCQLYPNASPSMLVPRFFKIFAQWKWPNPVLLRDIEHDDGGELALRLPVWDPRRNPRDKSHLMPVITPAYPCMNSCYNVSHATLRTITEQLQIGNGVCQEILKAGGWDALFQPFEFFKAYKSYLQVDVKVAGGEADLREWKGWVESRLRQLVNRVEMATAGMLLCHPNPKAYAAKPHDLHCTSTFFVGLSKPQPQQQQQQPQVPFDLRATTEGFKQEVYTYEFWRPGMELEVSHTRRKDLPSYVLDLILPAGHLKRKRAAESNSSPPLSSAPSDVKKVAAAGGTGSSRERKRQCCPSNILPSASVLGVV from the coding sequence ATGGCTGAGCAGGCCACCGCCCTTCTGATTCCGTTCGGTTCGTATCGTCTCAGCGTCCACGGCCGCGGCTCCGACATCGACGCCCTCGTCGTCGGCCCCTCCTACATCAACCGCGACCACGACTTCTTCGCCGTGCTCGGCGGCGTGCTGGCGGAGACGGAGGCGGTGACGGAGCTGCAGCCCGTGCCTCGCGCGCACGTGCCCGTCATCAAGATGCGCTTCCGCCGCGTGCAGGTGGACCTCCTCTACGCCAGCGTGTGCCTCCCGGTGGTGCCCAGGGACCTCGACCTGCGCGACCGCTCCGTTTTCCGCGGCATAGACCTGGCCTCCGCGCGCAGCCTCAACGGCGTGCGCGTCGCCGACGAGCTCCTGCGCCTCGTCCCAGACGCCGGCGCCTTCCGCACGACGCTGCGATGCATCAAGCACTGGGCCAAGGCGCGTGGCGTCTACTCCAACGTGATGGGTTTCCTGGGCGGCGTGGGCTGGGCGATCCTGGTGGCGCGCGTGTGCCAGCTCTACCCCAACGCCTCGCCGAGCATGCTGGTGCCGCGCTTCTTCAAGATCTTCGCGCAGTGGAAGTGGCCCAACCCGGTGCTGCTGCGGGACATCGAGcacgacgacggcggcgagctcgcgcTCCGGCTGCCCGTCTGGGACCCGCGGCGGAACCCGCGCGACAAGAGCCACCTCATGCCCGTCATCACGCCGGCCTACCCATGCATGAACTCGTGCTACAACGTCTCGCACGCCACCCTGCGGACCATCACGGAGCAGCTCCAGATCGGCAACGGCGTCTGCCAGGAGATCCTCAAGGCCGGCGGGTGGGACGCGCTGTTCCAGCCGTTCGAGTTCTTCAAGGCGTACAAGAGCTACCTGCAGGTGGACGTGAAGGTCGCCGGAGGGGAGGCCGACCTCCGGGAGTGGAAGGGGTGGGTGGAGTCACGGCTGAGGCAGCTGGTTAACAGGGTCGAGATGGCCACGGCCGGCATGCTGCTCTGCCATCCCAACCCGAAAGCCTACGCCGCCAAGCCCCATGATCTCCACTGCACGTCAACCTTCTTCGTGGGCTTGTCCAAGCCACagccacagcagcagcagcagcagccccaGGTGCCTTTCGACCTACGCGCGACGACGGAGGGGTTCAAGCAGGAGGTGTACACGTACGAGTTCTGGAGGCCCGGGATGGAGCTGGAGGTCTCGCACACCCGGAGGAAGGACCTGCCGTCCTATGTGCTAGATCTGATCCTCCCGGCTGGGCATCTCAAGAGGAAGCGCGCCGCCGAGAGCAACTCTTCTCCTCCGTTGTCGTCTGCTCCCAGCGACGTCAAGAAGGTGGCGGCGGCAGGCGGAACCGGATCGTCGCGTGAGAGGAAGAGGCAGTGCTGTCCCAGCAATATCCTCCCCAGCGCTTCAGTACTGGGCGTTGTGTGA